A genomic window from Mustelus asterias unplaced genomic scaffold, sMusAst1.hap1.1 HAP1_SCAFFOLD_765, whole genome shotgun sequence includes:
- the LOC144487388 gene encoding carbohydrate sulfotransferase 2-like — MKVLRRKAVLLVLGYILLLVLTMLHFADYKGAKECSQVKYVPYPLRYTVEHQPAPPPRNSSGKRQHVYVFTTWRSGSSFVGELFNQNPDVFFLYEPMWHIWQKLYPGDALTLQGAARDMLGFLYRCDLSIFQLYNGGNNVTSMGIFGAPRNKVVCSYPLCKAYRKERVGLIDEHVCKNECPPQHLDALEAECHKYSTIVIKGVRIFDLNVLAPLMKDPFVDLKVIHLVRDPRAVASSRIKSRNGLIRESLQVMRSKDPKGRRLKVYDGYQRTRRDAVDYHALNALEVICTSMVRTVQMAREPPDWLKDNYRVVRYEDLVEDPIRYLKDMYHFVNLSVSEDIEKFVLNMTMGSSYSSKKPFSVSSRNATQAANAWRTQMTYSQIKQVEEYCQQAMDWLGYEKVQTPEEVKDFSKSFVTKIRL, encoded by the coding sequence ATGAAAGTGCTCCGCAGGAAGGCGGTTCTGCTGGTTCTGGGTTACATCCTGCTGCTGGTTTTGACCATGCTGCATTTTGCCGACTACAAAGGGGCGAAGGAGTGCAGCCAGGTGAAGTATGTGCCCTACCCGCTGCGCTACACGGTGGAGCACCAGCCAGCCCCGCCGCCCCGCAACAGCTCCGGCAAGCGGCAGCACGTCTACGTCTTCACAACATGGCGATCCGGCTCTTCCTTCGTGGGCGAGCTCTTCAACCAGAACCCCGACGTCTTCTTCCTCTACGAGCCCATGTGGCACATCTGGCAGAAGCTGTACCCGGGCGATGCCCTCACCCTGCAGGGGGCGGCCCGCGACATGCTGGGCTTCCTCTACCGCTGTGACCTCTCCATCTTCCAGCTCTACAACGGGGGCAACAATGTCACCAGCATGGGCATCTTCGGGGCACCGCGCAACAAGGTGGTCTGCTCCTACCCGCTGTGCAAGGCCTACAGGAAAGAGCGGGTGGGCCTCATCGACGAGCACGTGTGCAAGAACGAGTGCCCACCCCAGCACCTGGACGCCCTGGAGGCCGAGTGCCACAAGTACAGCACCATCGTCATAAAGGGCGTCCGCATTTTCGACCTGAACGTCTTGGCCCCCCTCATGAAGGACCCCTTCGTTGACCTCAAGGTGATCCACCTGGTCCGCGATCCCAGGGCCGTGGCCAGCTCCCGGATCAAGTCGAGGAACGGCCTGATCCGGGAGAGCCTGCAGGTGATGAGGAGTAAAGATCCCAAGGGGCGCCGCTTGAAGGTGTATGATGGGTACCAGCGGACCAGGCGGGACGCAGTGGACTACCATGCCCTCAACGCGCTGGAAGTGATCTGTACCAGCATGGTCAGGACTGTCCAGATGGCAAGGGAGCCACCAGACTGGCTGAAGGACAATTACAGAGTAGTGCGCTATGAAGATCTGGTGGAAGACCCCATCAGGTATCTAAAGGACATGTACCACTTTGTCAACCTGTCAGTCAGTGAGGACATTGAGAAGTTTGTGCTTAATATGACCATGGGGTCCAGTTACTCCTCCAAAAAGCCCTTCAGTGTTTCTTCCCGAAATGCTACCCAGGCCGCCAATGCATGGAGGacccaaatgacctactcccagATCAAACAAGTGGAGGAATACTGTCAACAGGCCATGGATTGGCTGGGCTATGAGAAAGTCCAAACGCCGGAAGAAGTCAAGGATTTCAGCAAGTCATTTGTAACCAAAATCCGGCTTTAA